The Desulfovibrio sp. TomC genome includes a window with the following:
- the rpsG gene encoding 30S ribosomal protein S7, whose translation MPRKGPVSKRSVLPDPKYGSHLMTKFINRLMHDGKKGVAENLFYQAVDVLADKSGEDPLKAFEKAIGNVKPHMEVKPRRVGGATYQVPMEVRPERQVTLALRWLINQARARGEKGMADKLSGELLDAYNNRGGAVKKKEDTHRMADANKAFAHYRW comes from the coding sequence ATGCCGCGTAAAGGTCCAGTTTCCAAAAGGTCTGTGCTGCCCGATCCCAAGTACGGCAGCCATCTGATGACCAAGTTCATCAATCGGCTCATGCACGATGGGAAGAAAGGCGTGGCCGAAAACCTGTTTTACCAGGCCGTGGACGTGCTGGCCGACAAGTCCGGCGAAGATCCGCTGAAGGCTTTTGAAAAGGCCATCGGCAACGTCAAGCCGCACATGGAAGTCAAGCCCCGCCGGGTCGGCGGCGCCACCTACCAGGTTCCCATGGAGGTGCGCCCCGAGCGCCAGGTCACCCTGGCTCTGCGTTGGCTGATCAATCAGGCCCGGGCCCGCGGCGAAAAGGGCATGGCAGACAAGTTGTCGGGCGAGCTTCTGGACGCCTATAATAATCGCGGCGGCGCCGTGAAAAAGAAAGAGGATACGCACCGCATGGCCGACGCTAACAAAGCGTTCGCCCATTACCGGTGGTAG
- the tuf gene encoding elongation factor Tu, protein MGKAKFERTKPHVNIGTIGHIDHGKTTLTAAITRLASMKGFGEYIPFDQIDKAPEEKERGITIATAHVEYQTDKRHYAHVDCPGHADYIKNMITGAAQMDGGIIVVAATDGPMPQTREHILLARQVGVPQLVVFMNKVDLVDDPELLELVELEVRELLSKYGFDGDDIPVIKGSALKALEAADINSPDAAPIFELLDACDSFIPEPKRDIDKPFLMPIEDVFSISGRGTVVTGRVERGIVTIGDEVAIIGIKDTVKTTCTGVEMFRKILDQGQAGDNVGVLLRGVKRDDVERGQVLAKPGSITPHRKFKAEVYVLNKEEGGRHTPFFTGYRPQFYFRTTDITGVVTLNEGVEMVMPGDNATFNVELIAPIAMEKGLRFAIREGGRTVGAGVVSEIVE, encoded by the coding sequence ATGGGCAAGGCGAAATTTGAACGCACCAAGCCGCACGTCAATATCGGCACCATCGGTCACATCGACCACGGCAAGACCACGCTGACCGCCGCCATCACACGGCTGGCCAGCATGAAGGGCTTTGGCGAGTACATTCCCTTCGACCAGATCGACAAGGCGCCGGAAGAAAAGGAACGCGGCATCACCATCGCCACGGCCCACGTCGAATATCAGACCGACAAGCGGCACTATGCCCACGTCGACTGCCCTGGTCACGCCGACTACATCAAAAACATGATCACTGGCGCGGCCCAGATGGACGGCGGCATCATTGTCGTCGCCGCCACCGACGGTCCCATGCCCCAGACCCGTGAGCATATCCTGCTCGCCCGTCAGGTCGGCGTGCCCCAGTTGGTCGTGTTCATGAATAAAGTGGACCTGGTTGACGACCCGGAACTGCTGGAGCTGGTTGAACTGGAAGTGCGCGAGCTGCTCTCCAAGTACGGCTTCGACGGCGACGACATCCCGGTCATCAAGGGTTCGGCGCTCAAGGCTCTGGAAGCGGCCGACATCAACAGCCCCGACGCCGCTCCGATCTTCGAGCTGCTCGACGCTTGCGACAGCTTCATTCCCGAGCCCAAGCGCGACATCGACAAGCCGTTTCTCATGCCCATCGAAGACGTCTTCTCCATCTCCGGCCGCGGCACCGTCGTGACCGGCCGCGTGGAGCGCGGGATCGTGACGATTGGCGACGAAGTGGCCATTATCGGCATCAAGGACACCGTCAAAACGACCTGCACCGGCGTTGAAATGTTCCGCAAGATCCTGGATCAGGGTCAGGCCGGCGACAACGTGGGTGTCCTTTTGCGCGGCGTCAAGCGCGATGATGTCGAGCGGGGACAGGTCCTGGCCAAGCCGGGTTCCATCACCCCGCATCGGAAGTTCAAGGCCGAGGTGTACGTTCTCAACAAGGAAGAAGGCGGACGTCACACCCCGTTTTTCACCGGCTACCGTCCCCAGTTCTACTTCCGTACCACGGACATCACCGGCGTGGTTACCCTCAACGAGGGTGTGGAAATGGTTATGCCGGGCGACAATGCCACCTTTAACGTGGAACTGATCGCCCCCATCGCCATGGAAAAGGGCCTGCGCTTCGCCATTCGCGAAGGCGGCCGCACCGTCGGCGCGGGTGTCGTGTCGGAGATTGTGGAGTAA
- the rplP gene encoding 50S ribosomal protein L16 yields the protein MLAPKKTKFRKMQKGRLRGPAIRGASIDFGEIGIKAMEHGKLTSQQIEAARVAIMRHIKRGGKVWIRVFPDRVRTEKPAEVRQGKGKGSPVGWFAPVKPGRVLYEIKGVDIDTAKAALTRAQHKLPIKTKIVVREGF from the coding sequence ATGTTGGCTCCCAAAAAAACCAAATTCCGGAAGATGCAAAAGGGCCGCCTGCGCGGTCCGGCCATTCGTGGCGCCAGCATCGACTTCGGTGAAATCGGCATCAAGGCGATGGAGCACGGCAAGCTCACCAGCCAGCAGATCGAGGCCGCCCGTGTCGCCATCATGCGCCACATCAAGCGCGGCGGCAAAGTCTGGATCCGGGTCTTCCCGGACCGGGTGCGCACTGAGAAGCCGGCTGAAGTCCGTCAGGGCAAAGGCAAAGGCTCGCCGGTCGGCTGGTTTGCTCCGGTCAAACCCGGCCGGGTGCTCTATGAGATCAAGGGCGTGGACATCGACACGGCCAAGGCGGCTTTGACCCGTGCCCAGCACAAGCTGCCCATCAAGACCAAGATCGTTGTCCGGGAGGGGTTCTAA
- the rpsJ gene encoding 30S ribosomal protein S10 codes for MVSMQNDRIRIKLKAYDYRILDKAVAEIVDTARNTGAGVAGPIPLPTDIHKVTVNRSVHVDKKSREQFEMRVHKRLLDIMEPTQQTVDALGKLSLPAGVDVEIKL; via the coding sequence ATGGTTTCCATGCAAAATGATCGCATTCGTATCAAACTGAAGGCCTACGACTACCGCATCCTGGACAAAGCGGTGGCCGAGATCGTGGATACCGCCCGCAATACCGGAGCCGGCGTTGCCGGTCCCATTCCCTTGCCCACGGATATTCACAAGGTCACGGTCAACCGCTCGGTGCACGTGGACAAAAAGTCCCGTGAACAGTTCGAGATGCGGGTTCACAAACGTCTCCTGGACATTATGGAGCCCACGCAGCAAACCGTGGATGCGCTCGGGAAACTGAGCCTTCCTGCCGGTGTTGACGTGGAAATTAAGCTCTAA
- the rplB gene encoding 50S ribosomal protein L2 encodes MSIRKLKPTSAGRRFQTVSTFEEITRTEPEKSLCEGLPHASGRNCYGRITSRRRGGGNKRLYRIIDFKRDKFAIPAKVFSVEYDPNRSARIALLHYADGEKRYILAPVGIKVGDMITAGDGADIKPGNALQLKKIPVGTLLHNIELNPGRGGQMCRAAGTYAQLVAKEGKYALLRLPSGEVRNVLASCLATVGQVGNVMHENISIGKAGRNRWLGNRPKVRGVAMNPVDHPLGGGEGKSSGGRHPVTPWGKPTKGYKTRNKKKPSSKLIVKRRGQK; translated from the coding sequence ATGTCCATCCGCAAGCTTAAGCCCACGTCGGCCGGCCGCCGGTTCCAGACGGTCTCGACCTTCGAGGAAATCACCCGGACCGAGCCTGAAAAGTCCCTGTGCGAAGGCCTGCCGCATGCCTCCGGCCGCAACTGTTACGGTCGGATCACCTCGCGTCGGCGCGGGGGCGGCAACAAACGTTTGTACCGTATCATCGACTTCAAGCGTGATAAATTCGCCATCCCGGCCAAGGTCTTCTCTGTGGAGTATGACCCGAACCGTAGCGCCCGAATTGCGCTTTTGCATTACGCTGACGGTGAGAAACGTTACATTTTGGCTCCGGTTGGGATCAAGGTCGGCGATATGATCACGGCCGGCGACGGCGCTGACATCAAGCCCGGCAATGCCTTGCAGCTCAAAAAGATCCCGGTCGGCACCCTTTTGCACAACATTGAGCTCAATCCTGGCCGCGGCGGTCAGATGTGTCGGGCTGCCGGCACCTACGCCCAGCTCGTGGCCAAGGAAGGCAAGTACGCGCTGCTTCGTCTGCCCTCGGGCGAAGTCCGCAACGTGCTGGCCAGCTGCCTGGCCACGGTCGGCCAGGTCGGCAACGTGATGCACGAGAACATCTCCATCGGCAAGGCCGGGCGCAACCGCTGGCTTGGCAACCGCCCCAAGGTTCGCGGCGTGGCCATGAACCCGGTCGACCATCCCCTCGGCGGCGGCGAGGGCAAGAGCTCTGGCGGTCGTCACCCGGTCACTCCCTGGGGTAAGCCGACCAAGGGCTACAAGACCCGCAACAAGAAAAAGCCCTCGTCCAAGCTTATCGTCAAGCGGCGCGGACAAAAGTAA
- the fusA gene encoding elongation factor G, with protein sequence MSRTVPIERQRNIGIMAHIDAGKTTTTERILFYTGVSHKIGEVHDGQATMDWMVQEQERGITITSAATTCYWRDHRINIIDTPGHVDFTIEVERSLRVLDGAVAVFDAVAGVEPQTETVWRQAERYRVPRMSFVNKMDRTGADFFRCVDMIRDRLGAKPVPLQLPIGSEDNFLGVVDMIHGKALIFDDATQGKEYVTGDIPENMLELYEEWRLQMLEAIAEEDETLMEKYLAGEELTPEEIIAGIRKATIALSICPVLCGSAFKNKGVQPLLDAVVDFLPSPVDIPAMVGYDPDDKEKSIECPCDPKLPLAALAFKLMSDPFIGHLTFLRLYSGTIESGMTVLNANTGKRERVGRLLKMHANKREEIKSAEAGDIVAAVGMKITSTGDTLCAENRPVALESLDIPEPVIEVAIEPKTKADRDALSQALGKLTKEDPSFRVKSDEESGQTLIAGMGELHLEIIVDRLMREFGVNANVGQPQVAYRETITKAVKNDLRYVKQTGGRGQYGHVVLEIEPKEDGGYEFINDITGGIIPKEYIPAVDKGIQNALKGGVVAGFPLVDIRVKLVFGSFHEVDSSEQAFYICGSQCFKEAVSKASPVLLEPIMAVEVVTPDEYMGDIMGDLNGRRGRIARMESRAGAQVITAHVPLSAMFGYATDLRSKSQGRATFTMIFDHYERVPASLAEEIMKKK encoded by the coding sequence GTGTCTCGGACCGTACCCATAGAGCGGCAGCGCAATATCGGCATCATGGCCCATATTGACGCCGGAAAGACGACCACCACGGAACGTATTCTTTTTTACACCGGGGTGTCGCACAAAATTGGCGAAGTGCATGACGGCCAGGCCACCATGGACTGGATGGTTCAGGAACAGGAGCGCGGAATTACCATCACTTCCGCTGCCACCACCTGCTACTGGCGCGATCACCGCATCAACATCATCGATACGCCCGGCCACGTGGATTTTACCATTGAGGTCGAGCGTTCCCTTCGCGTCCTTGACGGCGCTGTGGCCGTCTTCGACGCCGTTGCCGGCGTCGAACCGCAGACGGAAACGGTCTGGCGTCAGGCCGAGCGGTATCGCGTTCCCCGCATGAGCTTCGTCAACAAGATGGACCGCACTGGCGCTGACTTTTTCCGCTGTGTGGATATGATCCGCGATCGCCTGGGCGCCAAGCCCGTGCCGTTGCAGCTGCCCATCGGTTCCGAAGACAACTTCCTGGGCGTCGTCGACATGATCCATGGCAAGGCCCTGATCTTTGACGATGCCACCCAGGGCAAGGAATACGTCACCGGCGACATCCCCGAGAACATGCTGGAGCTCTACGAAGAGTGGCGCCTGCAGATGCTTGAGGCCATTGCCGAAGAAGACGAAACCTTGATGGAAAAGTACCTGGCCGGGGAAGAGCTGACCCCGGAGGAAATCATCGCCGGCATTCGCAAGGCCACCATTGCCCTGTCGATCTGCCCGGTGCTGTGCGGCTCGGCGTTCAAGAACAAGGGCGTGCAGCCCCTGCTCGACGCCGTCGTCGATTTCCTGCCTTCGCCGGTGGATATCCCGGCCATGGTCGGCTACGATCCCGACGACAAGGAAAAGTCCATCGAGTGCCCGTGCGACCCCAAGCTGCCGTTGGCTGCCCTGGCTTTTAAGCTGATGAGCGACCCGTTCATCGGGCACCTGACCTTCCTGCGCCTGTATTCCGGCACCATCGAGTCCGGCATGACCGTCCTCAACGCCAATACCGGCAAGCGGGAACGCGTCGGCCGACTGCTGAAGATGCACGCCAACAAGCGCGAAGAGATAAAGAGTGCGGAAGCCGGCGACATCGTGGCGGCGGTGGGTATGAAGATCACCTCCACCGGCGACACCCTGTGCGCGGAAAACCGCCCGGTCGCCTTGGAGTCCCTCGACATTCCCGAACCGGTCATCGAAGTGGCCATCGAGCCCAAGACCAAGGCCGACCGCGACGCCCTGTCCCAGGCGCTCGGCAAGCTGACGAAGGAAGACCCGTCGTTTCGCGTGAAGTCCGACGAAGAATCCGGGCAGACCCTGATCGCCGGCATGGGCGAGCTGCACCTGGAGATCATCGTCGACCGGCTCATGCGCGAATTCGGCGTCAACGCCAACGTCGGCCAGCCCCAGGTTGCCTACCGCGAGACCATCACCAAGGCGGTCAAAAACGATCTGCGTTACGTCAAGCAGACCGGCGGTCGCGGCCAATACGGCCATGTCGTTCTCGAAATCGAGCCGAAGGAAGACGGCGGCTACGAATTCATCAACGATATCACGGGCGGCATCATCCCCAAAGAATACATCCCGGCCGTTGACAAGGGCATTCAGAATGCTCTCAAAGGCGGCGTGGTGGCCGGATTTCCCCTGGTGGACATCCGGGTCAAGCTGGTCTTCGGTTCCTTCCACGAAGTGGACTCCTCGGAGCAGGCGTTTTACATCTGCGGCTCCCAGTGCTTCAAGGAAGCTGTGAGCAAGGCTTCGCCTGTGCTGCTCGAACCGATCATGGCGGTTGAAGTGGTCACGCCCGACGAATATATGGGCGACATCATGGGTGACTTAAACGGTCGTCGCGGACGGATTGCCCGCATGGAATCACGGGCCGGGGCCCAGGTCATTACGGCCCACGTTCCCCTGTCCGCCATGTTCGGCTATGCCACGGATTTGCGTTCCAAATCCCAGGGCCGCGCCACCTTCACCATGATCTTTGACCACTATGAGCGTGTTCCGGCCAGTCTGGCCGAAGAGATAATGAAGAAGAAATAA
- a CDS encoding ABC transporter ATP-binding protein, producing the protein MLLEVKNLRVKYGNIEALHGISFHVNRGEIVTLIGANGAGKTTTLLSIMRLPPPEAPKVVEGDILYEGKSILGMEPHDVVRKLHMDLSPEGRRIFGNLTVMENLVLATYARKDGDEIIARDLDRVLSLFPRLSERRKQRSESLSGGEQQMLAVGRAIMTGCDFILLDEPSMGLAPLLMYEMFRTLKKLNELGLTILLIEQNAKVALNFAHRGYVLDTGEIKTSGTAEELKHDPEVKKAYLGG; encoded by the coding sequence ATGCTGCTCGAAGTCAAAAACCTCCGGGTCAAGTACGGCAACATCGAGGCCCTGCACGGCATCTCCTTCCACGTCAACCGTGGGGAGATCGTGACGCTGATCGGGGCCAACGGTGCAGGGAAAACCACGACGCTCCTGTCCATCATGCGCCTGCCCCCGCCCGAGGCCCCCAAGGTGGTCGAAGGCGACATCCTCTACGAGGGCAAGTCCATCCTCGGCATGGAACCCCACGACGTGGTGCGAAAACTCCATATGGACCTCTCGCCCGAGGGCCGGCGGATTTTCGGCAACCTGACGGTCATGGAAAACCTGGTGCTGGCCACCTACGCCCGAAAGGACGGCGACGAGATCATTGCCCGGGACCTTGACCGGGTGTTGTCGCTGTTTCCCCGGCTCTCCGAACGGCGCAAGCAGCGCAGCGAATCGCTCTCCGGCGGCGAGCAGCAGATGCTGGCCGTTGGCCGGGCCATCATGACCGGATGCGATTTCATCCTGCTCGACGAGCCGAGCATGGGGCTGGCCCCGCTTCTCATGTACGAGATGTTTCGCACGCTTAAAAAACTCAACGAACTGGGCCTGACCATCCTTTTGATTGAGCAAAACGCCAAGGTGGCGCTCAATTTCGCCCACCGGGGCTATGTGCTCGATACCGGCGAGATCAAGACCTCGGGCACGGCCGAGGAACTCAAGCACGATCCGGAAGTGAAAAAGGCCTACCTCGGCGGCTGA
- the rpmC gene encoding 50S ribosomal protein L29, with the protein MKSTELRDLDIDALSKKLGESREELFKLRFQHATAQLEKTHRLRQVRKDIARILTVQNDKKRQG; encoded by the coding sequence ATGAAGTCCACTGAACTGCGCGATCTGGACATCGATGCCCTGTCCAAGAAGCTTGGCGAGAGCCGCGAGGAACTCTTCAAGCTGCGTTTCCAGCATGCCACGGCCCAGCTGGAAAAAACCCACCGTCTGCGTCAGGTCCGCAAGGACATTGCCCGCATCCTTACGGTGCAAAACGACAAGAAGCGTCAAGGCTAA
- the rpsC gene encoding 30S ribosomal protein S3 — protein sequence MGQKVHPYGFRLGYNKNWLSRWFSKKDYPAFVFEDSNIRKFVKKTLYHAGISKIEIERAGGKIRLIIHTARPGIVIGRKGTEIEKVRGDLKQRFGREFTVEVNEIRRPEIDSQLVAENIALQLERRVAFRRAMKRTVGLSRKFGAEGIKVSCAGRLAGAEIARSEWYRDGRVPLQTLRADIDYGYAIAKTTYGVIGVKVWIFKGEILDHEVEA from the coding sequence ATGGGACAGAAAGTACATCCCTACGGATTTCGCCTCGGATACAACAAGAATTGGCTCTCCCGCTGGTTTTCCAAAAAGGATTATCCTGCGTTTGTCTTCGAGGACAGCAATATCCGTAAATTCGTGAAGAAGACCCTGTACCACGCCGGCATCTCGAAGATCGAGATCGAACGCGCCGGGGGCAAGATCCGGTTGATCATTCACACCGCCCGCCCCGGTATCGTCATCGGCCGCAAAGGTACGGAAATTGAGAAGGTTCGCGGCGATCTCAAGCAGCGTTTCGGTCGGGAGTTCACGGTGGAGGTCAATGAAATCCGCCGTCCCGAGATCGATTCCCAGCTGGTGGCCGAGAACATCGCCCTGCAACTCGAACGCCGCGTGGCCTTCCGCCGGGCCATGAAGCGCACCGTGGGCCTGTCCCGCAAATTCGGAGCCGAAGGCATCAAGGTTTCCTGCGCCGGCCGCTTGGCCGGAGCTGAAATCGCCCGCTCCGAGTGGTACCGCGACGGCCGGGTGCCTTTGCAGACCCTGCGCGCCGACATTGATTACGGCTATGCCATCGCCAAGACCACCTACGGCGTCATTGGGGTCAAGGTCTGGATTTTCAAAGGCGAGATTTTGGACCATGAGGTGGAAGCGTAA
- the rplD gene encoding 50S ribosomal protein L4: MANVKLYNQGYQEIGTVDLAPEVFEVEVQPELLHLVVRAQLAAKRAGTHSVKTRAFVRGGGRKPWRQKGTGRARAGSTRSPLWRGGAVVHGPQPRDYSFKVNRKVRQLAMRMALSAKLGDEQLVLVDAITFPEVKTKQMVKVVSDFGLKKALIVLPDSDNNLELSARNIPGIKVIRQDMLNVYDVLLHDHVIMFKDAALKVQERLGYGIR; this comes from the coding sequence ATGGCAAATGTGAAATTATACAACCAGGGCTACCAGGAAATCGGCACGGTCGATCTGGCTCCCGAGGTTTTTGAAGTCGAGGTGCAGCCCGAACTGCTGCATCTGGTGGTGCGCGCCCAGTTGGCCGCCAAACGTGCCGGTACCCATTCCGTCAAGACCCGCGCCTTTGTGCGCGGCGGCGGGCGCAAGCCCTGGCGCCAGAAGGGCACCGGTCGGGCTCGCGCCGGTTCCACCCGCTCCCCGCTGTGGCGCGGCGGCGCGGTGGTCCACGGACCCCAGCCCCGGGATTACTCCTTCAAGGTGAACCGGAAGGTCCGCCAGCTGGCCATGCGCATGGCGCTTTCGGCCAAGCTTGGGGACGAGCAGCTGGTCCTTGTCGACGCCATCACCTTCCCCGAAGTCAAGACCAAGCAGATGGTCAAGGTGGTTTCGGATTTCGGTTTGAAAAAAGCCTTGATTGTCCTGCCTGATTCGGATAACAATCTCGAGCTTTCCGCCAGGAATATTCCCGGCATCAAGGTCATCCGTCAGGACATGCTCAACGTCTACGATGTGCTTTTGCACGATCATGTGATCATGTTCAAGGACGCGGCGCTCAAGGTTCAGGAGAGGCTTGGTTATGGAATACGCTAG
- the rpsL gene encoding 30S ribosomal protein S12 has translation MPTINQLIRKERAKVSKRRKTPALQACPQRRGVCTRVYTTTPKKPNSALRKVARVRLTNGIEVTSYIPGEGHNLQEHSVVMIRGGRVKDLPGVRYHIIRGTLDTSGVSDRRQSRSKYGAKRPK, from the coding sequence ATGCCCACGATCAACCAGCTCATCCGCAAGGAACGGGCTAAAGTGTCCAAACGGCGCAAGACGCCGGCCCTGCAGGCCTGCCCGCAGCGCCGGGGCGTGTGCACTCGTGTGTACACCACCACGCCCAAAAAGCCGAACTCGGCCTTGCGTAAGGTCGCCCGCGTGCGCCTGACCAACGGTATCGAGGTGACTTCCTACATCCCGGGCGAAGGCCATAACCTGCAAGAGCACTCGGTCGTTATGATCCGGGGCGGTCGCGTAAAAGACCTTCCCGGTGTTCGGTACCATATCATCCGTGGCACGCTCGATACGTCCGGCGTGTCTGATCGCCGCCAGAGCCGTTCCAAGTACGGCGCCAAGCGGCCCAAGTAA
- the rpsS gene encoding 30S ribosomal protein S19 — MPRSLKKGPFVDDHLEKKVAYALENKDRRVIKTWSRRSMILPEMVGLTFAVHNGKKFIPVFVSENMVGHKLGEFAPTRTFHGHAADKKSKVKK, encoded by the coding sequence ATGCCTCGGTCGCTCAAAAAAGGTCCGTTCGTGGACGATCACCTTGAGAAGAAGGTCGCCTACGCCCTGGAGAACAAAGATCGGCGCGTGATCAAAACCTGGTCCCGTCGGTCCATGATCCTGCCTGAGATGGTGGGACTGACGTTCGCCGTGCATAACGGGAAAAAGTTCATTCCGGTTTTTGTTTCCGAGAACATGGTCGGCCACAAACTCGGCGAGTTTGCCCCCACGCGGACCTTCCACGGCCATGCCGCGGACAAGAAAAGCAAAGTGAAAAAGTAG
- a CDS encoding ABC transporter ATP-binding protein: MALLDVKEMTQYFGGLCAVSEFSVSLEQGQMVALIGPNGAGKTTVFNLISGFYKPTRGDILFKGRSIKGLKPHEVTSRGIARTFQNIRLWFEMTVLDNIRIAQHHALGYGLWDCFLRTPRYMQSERDIEDHAMDVLTRLGLADVVNEQPKNLPYGVQRLVEIARALSVRPALLMLDEPAAGLNSSDVEGLIKLVGDIHKDFGLAVWMIEHQMDVVMSLCSWIKVIDFGATIAEGTPTEIQNSPEVIKAYLGDDTI, encoded by the coding sequence GTGGCGCTTTTGGACGTGAAGGAAATGACCCAGTACTTCGGCGGTCTGTGCGCCGTGTCGGAGTTTTCCGTGTCCCTGGAGCAGGGCCAGATGGTGGCTCTGATCGGTCCCAACGGCGCGGGCAAGACCACGGTGTTTAACCTGATAAGCGGTTTCTACAAGCCGACGCGGGGCGATATCCTGTTCAAGGGCCGGTCCATCAAGGGCTTAAAACCCCATGAAGTGACCTCGCGCGGCATCGCCCGCACCTTCCAGAACATCCGGCTGTGGTTCGAGATGACGGTGCTCGACAACATCCGCATTGCCCAGCATCATGCCCTGGGCTACGGCCTGTGGGACTGCTTTTTGCGTACGCCGCGCTACATGCAAAGCGAGCGCGACATCGAAGACCACGCCATGGATGTGCTCACCCGCCTGGGCCTTGCCGACGTGGTCAATGAACAGCCGAAAAATCTGCCCTATGGCGTGCAGCGGCTGGTGGAGATCGCCCGGGCCTTGTCCGTCCGTCCGGCCCTGCTGATGCTCGACGAACCGGCCGCCGGACTCAACTCCTCGGACGTCGAGGGGCTGATCAAGCTGGTTGGCGATATCCACAAGGACTTCGGACTGGCTGTCTGGATGATCGAACACCAGATGGATGTGGTCATGTCGCTGTGTTCGTGGATCAAGGTCATCGATTTCGGGGCCACCATTGCCGAAGGCACGCCGACGGAAATTCAAAACAGCCCCGAAGTCATTAAAGCCTATCTGGGAGATGATACAATCTGA
- the rplV gene encoding 50S ribosomal protein L22, with product MEAKAIARYIRVSPQKARLVAANILGRPVEEAMNLLKFTPKKSAKIIGKVLHSAVANAEQISGVDIDNLTVKQVIVNPGPTHKRIMTRSMGRAFRIVKRTSHITVVVAEN from the coding sequence ATGGAAGCAAAAGCCATCGCCAGATACATCCGCGTGTCGCCCCAAAAGGCGCGGCTCGTAGCCGCCAATATCCTCGGCCGTCCGGTCGAGGAGGCCATGAACTTACTGAAGTTCACCCCCAAGAAATCGGCCAAGATCATCGGCAAGGTGCTCCACTCGGCCGTGGCCAACGCCGAGCAGATTTCCGGGGTGGATATCGACAACCTTACGGTCAAGCAGGTGATCGTCAATCCCGGGCCGACCCACAAGCGGATAATGACCCGCTCCATGGGACGCGCCTTCCGGATCGTCAAGCGCACGAGCCATATCACCGTTGTTGTGGCCGAGAATTAG
- the rplW gene encoding 50S ribosomal protein L23 — MEYASILLRPVISEKATMVKDAHNQVVFFVHPDANKIEIAKAVAKAFSVTVTGVRVVKHRSLARSRMGRVTGRIAGYKKAYVTLAQGDKIEFFEGV, encoded by the coding sequence ATGGAATACGCTAGCATCCTTTTACGGCCCGTCATTTCCGAGAAGGCCACGATGGTGAAAGACGCCCACAATCAGGTGGTTTTTTTCGTCCATCCCGACGCCAACAAGATCGAGATCGCCAAGGCCGTGGCCAAGGCGTTTTCGGTGACGGTGACCGGTGTTCGCGTCGTCAAGCACCGCAGCCTCGCCCGTTCCCGCATGGGTCGTGTGACCGGCCGTATCGCCGGCTACAAGAAAGCCTATGTGACCCTGGCCCAGGGCGACAAAATTGAGTTCTTCGAAGGGGTTTAG
- the rplC gene encoding 50S ribosomal protein L3, protein MAATLGILGRKLGMTRIFGDDGSIIPVTVIQAGPCPVTQVKNLETDGYNAMQIGFDEIPERKVNKPMKGHLDKAARGFFRVLKEIRLDGPVPFEQGMDVTVDIFAPGEVVKVTGTSIGKGFAGVMKRWNFKGLKKTHGTEKAHRSGGSIGHNTEPGKVMKGKKMAGHMGARTVTVPSLLVVDVRPEMNLILVKGQIPGPRNGVVVVRKQG, encoded by the coding sequence ATGGCTGCCACGCTTGGAATTCTCGGCCGGAAACTGGGCATGACCCGGATTTTCGGCGACGACGGCTCAATCATTCCGGTCACCGTTATTCAGGCCGGACCCTGCCCCGTCACCCAGGTCAAGAACCTGGAGACCGACGGGTACAACGCCATGCAGATCGGGTTCGACGAGATCCCGGAACGCAAGGTCAACAAGCCCATGAAGGGCCACCTGGACAAGGCCGCTCGCGGTTTCTTCCGGGTGCTCAAGGAAATCCGCCTGGACGGCCCGGTGCCGTTCGAACAGGGCATGGACGTGACGGTGGACATCTTCGCCCCGGGCGAAGTGGTCAAAGTCACCGGCACCTCCATCGGCAAGGGCTTTGCCGGCGTTATGAAACGCTGGAACTTCAAGGGTCTCAAAAAGACCCACGGAACGGAAAAGGCCCATCGCTCCGGCGGTTCCATCGGTCACAACACCGAGCCGGGCAAGGTCATGAAGGGCAAGAAGATGGCCGGCCACATGGGCGCGCGCACGGTTACCGTGCCGAGCCTGCTGGTGGTCGACGTGCGCCCCGAAATGAATCTGATCCTGGTGAAGGGTCAGATACCCGGCCCGCGCAATGGCGTGGTCGTGGTCCGCAAGCAGGGATAA